A single Populus nigra chromosome 13, ddPopNigr1.1, whole genome shotgun sequence DNA region contains:
- the LOC133671329 gene encoding uncharacterized protein LOC133671329 yields MDSIACNKVQPVVRKVKKKQVKGEMDRLRQAEKKKRRLEKALATSAAIRSELEKKKQKKKEEQQRLDEEGAAIAEAVALHVLLGEDSDDSCKIVLNKEEVFNTWSCAGNIDLFVGEKRPSLPHKDCSGNSFERIGWVPCTYGTGCQWGERENNDLTFSYESLRRSMPVQYFDDGSWGTTEFSAGLIAAQAVSSLQIAEDAHGDTFLFDGMLRR; encoded by the coding sequence ATGGATAGCATAGCATGTAATAAAGTGCAACCTGTTGTGAGGAAAGTGAAGAAGAAGCAGGTCAAAGGTGAGATGGATCGTCTCAGGCAGgctgagaagaagaagaggcgTTTGGAGAAAGCTCTAGCTACATCTGCGGCAATCCGATCTGAGCtagagaagaagaaacaaaaaaagaaggaagaacagCAGAGACTTGATGAAGAGGGTGCTGCAATTGCAGAGGCTGTTGCTCTACATGTCTTACTTGGCGAGGACTCTGATGATTCATGTAAAATTGTGCTAAACAAAGAGGAAGTTTTCAACACTTGGAGTTGTGCTGGCAATATTGACCTTTTCGTGGGTGAAAAGAGGccatctctccctcacaagGACTGCTCAGGGAATTCATTTGAAAGGATAGGCTGGGTCCCTTGTACTTATGGAACTGGATGCCAATGGGGGGAGAGGGAAAATAATGACTTAACATTTTCATACGAGTCTCTTCGAAGGAGCATGCCAGTGCAATACTTCGACGATGGCAGTTGGGGTACTACAGAGTTCTCAGCTGGACTTATTGCAGCACAAGCTGTTTCTTCTCTCCAGATTGCAGAGGATGCGCATGGGGATACATTTCTCTTTGATGGAATGCTAAGACGGTAG
- the LOC133671526 gene encoding putative disease resistance protein RGA3: MIKKTQRLLLSTQKAELHSYLNHFFLSNTSPLTQKKMAEAFAAEIAKSLLGKLGSFAVQEFRLAWGLEDDLARLEERLKAINVVLSDAEKQQSKNDRIRLWLHMLREVLYDAEDVLDEIECETLQRRVVKTKGSTSRKVQHFFTSSNMIPFRLRMGHKIKKIIERLNDISALKSDYNLSEQTIDCSHVLHEETEMNRSFESFSGLIGRDKDRERIINLLIAPIKVGDAHPLVLPIVGMGGLGKTSLAKSVCDAENVKSHFDLKMRVCVSDDFSLKQVIQKIIKSATTGERCADLDGGELEKKLEEILNGRKYLLLLDDVWNEDAQKWLLLKPLLSKGADGSKLIVTTRSQRVADIMGTVAAYNLSLLGQEDCLSLFYKCAFKEGQIELYPNLVGIGKEIVGKCKQVPLAVINMGTQLYGRTDEKEWESVRDSEKWEEEGDSILPALKISYQRLPTHLKRCFLYCSFFPKDYEFVDLLLVQFWMAHGLIHQSSNPNENLEDVGLRYVRELFSRCFFQDYKDRMGGAVFKMHDLMHDLASSVAQNEFSIISSQNHQISKTTRHLSVLDSDSFFHNTLPKFPNNFHQVRSIAFVDSIVGPTCKTDFEKCLLEFKYLRSLQLREDSEFEAFPERIGSLKHLRYLHFGNNAKIKRLPKSIFKLQNLQALFTGEGLEELPEDVRYMISLRFLLLVTQQKRLPEGGIGCLECLQTLYIVACENLENLCEDMQGLKSLRKLVISGCDSLISLPRSIRCLTTLEELLISNCEKLDLMTIVEEKEKKIQPFSFSLRIVLFMAVPATIVLPEQLLEGSAESLQTFIIEGCPNIEEMPECISNFKKLQNLEIIDCPRLSERCIRGTGKDWPKIKHIPKILLG, translated from the coding sequence ATGATCAAGAAGACTCAACGACTTCTCCTATCCACTCAGAAAGCGGAACTCCACTCTTATCTCAATCATTTCTTCCTATCAAACACTTCTCCCCTCACTCAAAAAAAAATGGCAGAAGCTTTTGCAGCCGAGATTGCAAAATCCCTTTTAGGGAAGCTGGGATCTTTCGCTGTACAAGAATTTCGTTTGGCATGGGGACTTGAAGATGACCTTGCACGTCTTGAAGAGAGATTGAAAGCCATCAACGTGGTGCTGTCCGATGCTGAGAAGCAACAATCAAAGAATGACAGGATTCGGCTCTGGCTCCATATGCTCAGAGAAGTCTTGTATGATGCAGAGGACGTGCTGGACGAAATCGAGTGCGAAACTTTGCAAAGGCGGGTGGTGAAAACTAAAGGGAGCACCAGCAGAAAGGTACAACACTTCTTTACAAGTTCTAATATGATTCCATTCAGGTTAAGAATGGGTCATAAGATAAAGAAGATCATAGAAAGACTAAATGATATTTCAGCTCTTAAGTCTGACTACAACCTCAGCGAGCAGACTATTGATTGTAGTCATGTCTTGCATGAGGAAACAGAGATGAACCGATCCTTTGAGAGCTTTTCCGGTCTTATCGGAAGAGATAAAGACAGAGAACGCATCATCAACCTTTTAATAGCACCTATAAAGGTTGGTGATGCACATCCCCTTGTCCTTCCAATAGTAGGAATGGGAGGCTTGGGGAAGACATCTCTTGCCAAATCGGTGTGTGATGCTGAAAATGTAAAAAGTCATTTTGATCTGAAGATGAGGGTATGTGTTTCAGATGATTTTTCCTTGAAACAAgtgatacaaaaaattattaaatctgcaACTACTGGGGAAAGATGTGCAGATTTGGATGGGggtgaacttgaaaaaaaacttgaagaaattCTGAATGGTAGGAAATACTTGCTTCTTTTGGATGATGTTTGGAATGAAGATGCTCAAAAATGGTTGTTGTTGAAGCCTTTGTTATCAAAAGGTGCTGATGGAAGTAAGCTTATAGTAACTACCCGTAGTCAACGTGTTGCTGACATTATGGGTACTGTTGCTGCGTACAACCTAAGTCTTCTTGGTCAAGAGGACTGTCTGTCGTTGTTTTACAAGTGTGCATTCAAGGAAGGGCAAATTGAGTTGTATCCAAATTTGGTTGGAATTGGGAAAGAAATAGTGGGAAAATGCAAGCAAGTTCCTCTGGCAGTGATTAACATGGGGACTCAACTGTATGGTAGGACTGATGAAAAAGAGTGGGAATCGGTGAGAGATAGTGAGAAGTGGGAAGAAGAGGGAGATAGTATTTTACCTGCCTTGAAAATAAGCTATCAAAGACTGCCGACTCACTTGAAAAGATGCTTTCTTTATTGTTCGTTTTTTCCAAAAGATTATGAGTTCGTAGATCTCTTATTGGTGCAATTTTGGATGGCACATGGGCTCATTCATCAATCATCAAATCCAAATGAGAATTTGGAAGATGTTGGCTTGCGTTATGTGCGCGAGTTGTTCTCAAGATGTTTCTTCCAAGATTATAAGGATAGGATGGGTGGAGCTGTCTTTAAGATGCATGATTTGATGCATGATCTTGCATCATCGGTGGCTCAAAATGAGTTTTCAATCATAAGCTCTCAAAACCACCAAATTTCCAAAACGACCCGTCATTTGTCAGTTCTCGACTCTGATTCATTTTTTCATAATACTCTCCCCAAGTTCCCAAACAACTTCCATCAAGTGCGGTCAATAGCCTTTGTAGATAGTATAGTGGGGCCTACATGCAAAACAGACTTTGAGAAATGTTTGTTAGAATTTAAGTATTTGCGGTCTTTGCAATTAAGGGAAGATTCTGAATTTGAGGCTTTTCCGGAGAGGATTGGGTCCTTGAAACACTTGAGATATCTCCATTTTGGAAACaacgcaaaaataaaaagactcccaaaatctattttcaaattGCAAAACTTGCAAGCTCTGTTTACAGGTGAAGGATTAGAAGAGCTGCCCGAAGATGTGAGGTACATGATCAGCCTTAGATTTTTACTTCTAGTGACTCAGCAGAAGCGGTTGCCAGAAGGTGGGATTGGGTGTTTGGAGTGTCTTCAAACTTTATACATTGTTGCGTGTGAAAATCTAGAGAATTTGTGCGAAGATATGCAAGGTCTTAAAAGTCTTCGAAAATTGGTTATTAGTGGATGTGATAGCTTGATTTCTCTGCCAAGAAGCATAAGATGCCTAACTACTCTGGAAGAATTACTTATTAGTAATTGTgaaaagcttgatttgatgacaatagtagaagagaaagagaaaaaaattcaacctttttccttttctcttcgtATTGTACTATTTATGGCGGTACCAGCAACTATTGTTTTACCAGAACAGCTTCTTGAAGGATCTGCAGAATCCTTACAAACATTTATCATCGAAGGCTGTCCAAACATTGAAGAAATGCCGGAGTGCATcagcaattttaaaaaacttcaaaatcttGAGATTATTGATTGTCCAAGGTTGAGCGAAAGGTGCATAAGGGGAACAGGAAAAGATTGGCCCAAGATCAAGCATATCCCTAAAATCTTATTaggttga